CGTCGACCGCATCGTCATGCTCCTCGCGGACGAGCCCAACATCCGCGAGACGATCGCCTTCCCGCTCAACGGCAACGCCCAGGACCTGATGATGGGCGCGCCGACGGAGCTGGAGGAGGCGCGGCTGAAGGAGCTGCACCTGTCGGTGCGCAAGCCGCAGCCGAAGTAGGCGTACGGCGCACATCGTGTGAGTGGCCCGGAACCGGCGTCGGTTCCGGGCCACTTCGCTGGCCGTAGCGTGTGACCCAGGGGACAACGATGTCAGACGCCGCGATATCCATACCCGAGGCCGAGCAGCGCGCGGTGGGCAAATTCCTGCGCCGCATGCTGCCGATCCTGGTCCTGATGCTGCTGGTCAACCAGATGGACCGGACGAACGTGGGCTTCGTCCAGGACGAACTGCGGGCCGACGTCGGGGTGAGCGCCACCGCCTACGGGCTCGGCGCGGGCCTGTTCTGCATCGGCTACGCGTTGTTCGAGGTACCGAGCAACATGTGGCTGGAGCGGTTCGGCGCGCGGATCCGGCTGACCCGGATCATGATCACCTGGGGCGCGTGATCGTGGCGATGTGCTTCATCCACAAGGTGTGGATGTTCTACGCCCTGCGCTTCCTGCTCGGTGTCGCGGAGGCCGGATTCTTCCCCGGGGCCCGATCACGGGCGCGCTGCTGGAGCTGCATGGCGCCGGGGGCATCGCCGGCTGGCGCTGGATGTTCGCCCTCGAGGGAGCCCTCTCCATCCTGGTCGGCTTCATCGCCGGGTTCTTCCTCGTCTCCCGGATCCAGGACGCGAAGTGGCTCACGCAGGAGGAGAAGGACGCGCTGAGCGAGGCGGTGGCCCGGGACAAGGAGGCGCGGGACCGGGCGCCGTCCGTCTCCCGCTGGAAGCTGATCCTCCACCCGCAGGTGGCCGTACTCACCGCGGTCTTCTTCGCGATGGCGCTCACCGGCTACGCGATCACGTTCTGGCTGCCGAGCCTGGTGGAGGAGATCGGCGGGCTGTCGTCCTTCCGCATCGGGCTGCTGTCGGCGATCCCGTGGATCTGCGCGGTGATCGCGATGTACACGATGAGCCACTTCACGGACCGGGCCCCCGACCGGCGCCCCTACCTGGCGATCGCCCTGGTCCTCTCCGTGACCGGCACGTTCCTGGCGACGCTCGGGTCGCCCTGGTTCGGCCTCGCCGATGGCCCAGTCGTGCCTGGATCTGAAGATCGCGGCGCCGGGACTGGCGCTGGTCAACTCCATAGGAAACCAACACGCTGTCGGCGGCGTCGGTGCTGGCGGTGGTGGGGGTGGCGTTCGTGCGGCATACGAACCGGGGGCGGATCAGCGGGCAGCCCACTGCGACCGGCAAGCCGATCGCGGAGGAGGCGCACTGACCGAGCCGCCTCAGGGCCCGCTCCTGGCGAGGGGCGGGCCCGAGCTGCTTTCCGGTCCGCTCACTACTCCTCGACGAACAGATCCTCCGCCGTGGTGGCCGTCAGGGAGCGGTCGAACCACTGGGTGAGGGTGTCGAGGTCGGTGCAGGAGGTGATGCGGTCACGGGTTTCTCGGGGACGGGGATGCCGCGCTTCTCCAGGACGCGCAGGACCTACAGCACGGGGCCCGGGAGAACGAGCATCCCGGCGCTCCTGTGCCTCGACGGCGAGCAGGAACTCGTCTCCGTCGGACGTGCTGATGCGCAGGAGGGTGTCGATACGGCGTTCCAGCGGCCGGGTCTCCGTCACGTCGGGGGTGATCGCGTCCACGGTCGCCTTCTCGGGTAACGCGACGCCCAGCACATCGAAGACGGGTTTCAGGACCTCGGGCCGTTGCTGGAAGATGCGGTGCACTCCCTCGTGGGCTGATGTGACCATACGGGGGAACGTAAAGGGATCAAGCGGCGACGAGAGCAGAAGAAACGTTCAGTGCGGTGGGGGCGGCCGGGCGCGGTGGCTTCGCCCGGCCTGGTGCGCGGGGCTACCTCGCCACGAACTGGGTCAGGATGGCCTGGACCTCGTAGATGTCGACGCCCTTGGTGAAGGTCTTTTCGATGGGGGTGGGGGTGCCGGAGATCCAGATCTTCAGTTCGGCGTCCAGGTCGAACGTGCCGGCCGTTTCCACCGCGAAGTGCGTGATGCTGAGGTAGGGGACCGAGTGGTACTCGACCTTCTTGCCGGTGATGCCCTGCTTGTCGATCAGGATCAGGCGGCGGTCGGTGAAGAGGATGGTGTCGCGGATGAGGAGGAACGCGGCGTGGACCTGTTCGCCGTGGCCGAGGAGGCGGGCGTAGTCCTGCTGGGCGGAGGCGGGGTTGATGGTGTGCGCGTTGCCGAAGAGTGCCATGAACGAAAACCCCCCAGGTGATGTGCGGCGGCCGGGTGGCCGTCCTCAGGGGGATCTTCGCAAAGCGCGGGGCCCGGGAGAAGCTTCTCGTTCTCCCGGGCCCCGTGCTGTAGCGAGCGTGTTACCGCTGTTACGCGGTCGGCTTCTCCTCCAGGCGCGGGAAGAGGACCGCGCCCTTGGTGACCGTCGTGCCGGCGGGGAGCCTGCCCCAGGTGCCGGCCTCCTGGACCTTCTGGTCCGCGAGGGCGCCGAGGGAGGCCTCCGCGCCGAGGGAGTCCCAGAGCTTCTGGGAGGTCTCCGGCATCACCGGGTTGAGGAGGACCGCGACGGCGCGGAGGGACTCGGCGGCCGTGTAGAGGATCGTGGCCAGGCGGGCCCTGCCCTCGTCGGACGTGTCCTTCGCGACCTTCCAGGGCTCCTGCTCGGTGATGTAGCCGTTGACCTGCTTCACGAAGTCGAAGACCGCGAGGATGCCGCCCTGGAAGTCCAGGTCGTCGCCGATCCGGCGGTCCGCCTCCGCGACCGCCTTCGCCAGGCCGTCGTGGATCGCCTGCTCCGCCTCGCCGTCGGCCGTCGACG
This genomic stretch from Streptomyces sp. Go-475 harbors:
- a CDS encoding MFS transporter — encoded protein: MSDAAISIPEAEQRAVGKFLRRMLPILVLMLLVNQMDRTNVGFVQDELRADVGVSATAYGLGAGLFCIGYALFEVPSNMWLERFGARIRLTRIMITWGA
- a CDS encoding PH domain-containing protein yields the protein MALFGNAHTINPASAQQDYARLLGHGEQVHAAFLLIRDTILFTDRRLILIDKQGITGKKVEYHSVPYLSITHFAVETAGTFDLDAELKIWISGTPTPIEKTFTKGVDIYEVQAILTQFVAR